Proteins encoded in a region of the Rickettsia bellii RML369-C genome:
- the rpsK gene encoding 30S ribosomal protein S11 encodes MNQTVKAKKKKKTITLGVVHIRASFNNTIVTFTDVQGNAISSASAGANGFKGAKKATPYAAQITIDKAAEKAKEYGLKTISIRIGGPGAQRESAMRALFGQNFVVTSILDVSSIAHNGVKAPKRRRV; translated from the coding sequence ATGAATCAGACGGTTAAAGCTAAAAAAAAGAAAAAAACTATCACCCTAGGTGTGGTACATATTAGAGCATCGTTTAATAATACTATTGTAACATTTACTGATGTTCAGGGTAATGCGATATCTTCTGCATCAGCCGGAGCTAATGGGTTTAAGGGAGCAAAAAAAGCTACCCCTTATGCAGCTCAGATAACAATTGATAAAGCAGCTGAAAAGGCAAAAGAATACGGTCTGAAAACTATTTCTATTAGAATTGGAGGACCTGGTGCTCAGCGTGAATCTGCAATGAGAGCTTTATTTGGGCAAAATTTTGTAGTTACATCAATTTTAGATGTATCATCAATTGCTCATAATGGAGTAAAAGCACCAAAAAGAAGAAGAGTATAA
- the rpsM gene encoding 30S ribosomal protein S13: MARIASVNIPDNKRLVVSLTYIYGLGTTMAKTICKKAKILEDKKVKDLTDQELISLRNIIENEYKVEGDLRREVTLNIKKKKDIRSYQGLRHIRKLPVRGQNTHSNARTRKGKAVAIAGKKKAVK, from the coding sequence GTGGCAAGAATTGCGAGTGTTAACATTCCCGATAATAAACGTTTAGTAGTAAGCTTGACTTATATTTATGGTCTTGGGACTACTATGGCAAAAACAATTTGTAAAAAAGCAAAAATATTAGAAGATAAGAAAGTTAAAGATCTTACTGATCAAGAACTAATAAGCTTACGTAATATTATCGAAAATGAATATAAAGTTGAAGGTGATTTAAGAAGAGAAGTAACGCTTAATATTAAAAAGAAAAAAGATATTAGAAGTTATCAAGGGCTTAGACATATACGTAAGCTACCTGTAAGAGGTCAGAATACTCATTCTAATGCTAGAACTAGAAAAGGTAAAGCTGTTGCAATAGCCGGAAAGAAAAAAGCTGTAAAATAA
- a CDS encoding adenylate kinase: MIIIFLGPPGAGKGTQGKKIAKKIHLPHIAIGDIFRAIIKTSSKDAEVINSYVEQGKLIPDEIVNHIIKNFLSSSDYKKGYILDGYPRNLEQAKFFESFVTEKIKVIYLNVSDELLIKRILGRYSCKSCGKIYNDYFLKPRIDKICDVCKSSVFEYRKDDNEEVIKERINIFKTETYPLIQHYKNNDDFYMIDGNKNEEQIEDHIEKVLKIN, translated from the coding sequence GTGATAATAATTTTTTTAGGTCCTCCCGGTGCTGGAAAAGGAACTCAAGGAAAAAAAATAGCTAAAAAAATTCATTTACCACATATAGCAATTGGCGATATATTTAGAGCAATTATTAAAACATCAAGTAAGGATGCTGAAGTAATTAATAGTTATGTTGAGCAAGGAAAGCTTATTCCTGATGAAATAGTTAATCATATAATTAAAAATTTTTTATCATCTTCTGATTATAAAAAAGGTTATATATTAGATGGATATCCGCGTAATTTAGAACAAGCTAAGTTTTTTGAATCATTTGTCACAGAAAAAATAAAAGTAATATATTTAAATGTTTCAGATGAATTACTAATTAAAAGAATTTTAGGTAGATATAGTTGTAAAAGTTGCGGAAAAATATATAATGATTATTTTCTAAAGCCTAGAATTGATAAAATATGTGATGTTTGTAAATCAAGCGTATTTGAATATAGAAAAGATGATAATGAAGAAGTAATAAAAGAAAGAATTAATATATTTAAAACTGAAACTTATCCATTAATACAGCATTATAAAAACAATGATGATTTTTATATGATTGATGGAAATAAAAATGAAGAGCAAATAGAAGATCATATAGAGAAAGTACTAAAAATAAATTGA
- the secY gene encoding preprotein translocase subunit SecY, producing MNQNFSKKSSNDLINRIIFTIFVLIICRFGSFIPIAGIDAIALGSIAEKNQSGILGMFNMLSGGSLGRMSIFALAIMPYITASIIIQLMSVAYKPLENLKKEGEAGKRKINQLSRYLTVLLASLQAYGVAVSLESIVTNTGPVVIIPGLFFKITTVITLVVGTMLLMWLGEQITQRGIGNGTSLIIFIGIISGVPSAIISMFELSRKGALSPLVAIAVCAGVVILISIIIFFEKAQRKLLVQYPKRQVGNKIYGGDSTYMPLKLNTSGVIPPIFASSILLFPATLANFSSSNSEIMNMLTYYLGHGKPIYILLYVALIMFFSFFYTAIVFNSEETANNLRKYGAYIPGKRPGKNTSEYFDYILTRLTVVGGIYLSVICIIPELLMNKYVISLSLGGTSFLIVVNVVLDTLTQIQTYLFSSKYESLMKKVKLKN from the coding sequence ATGAACCAAAATTTCTCTAAAAAATCTAGCAATGATTTAATTAATCGTATTATTTTTACTATTTTTGTTCTTATAATATGCAGATTTGGTTCGTTTATACCTATTGCAGGTATAGATGCTATTGCTTTAGGTAGTATTGCTGAAAAAAATCAGTCAGGGATACTTGGTATGTTTAATATGCTGTCAGGTGGCTCACTAGGCAGAATGTCCATTTTTGCTTTAGCGATTATGCCATATATAACAGCATCAATAATTATTCAGCTAATGTCTGTAGCATATAAGCCTTTAGAAAATTTAAAAAAAGAAGGAGAAGCGGGTAAAAGGAAAATAAATCAATTATCTAGATATTTAACAGTCTTGCTTGCTTCACTTCAAGCTTATGGTGTTGCAGTAAGTTTAGAGTCAATTGTAACAAATACCGGACCTGTAGTAATTATACCGGGGCTTTTCTTTAAAATTACAACAGTAATTACTTTAGTGGTAGGTACGATGCTACTAATGTGGTTAGGTGAACAAATTACACAACGTGGTATAGGTAATGGTACATCTTTAATTATATTTATAGGTATAATTTCCGGTGTGCCTAGTGCTATTATTAGTATGTTTGAACTATCAAGAAAAGGTGCATTATCACCTTTAGTTGCAATTGCTGTTTGTGCGGGAGTAGTTATATTAATATCTATAATAATTTTCTTTGAGAAAGCACAAAGAAAATTATTAGTTCAGTATCCTAAAAGGCAAGTAGGAAATAAAATTTATGGTGGTGATTCAACATATATGCCACTTAAGTTAAATACTTCTGGGGTAATTCCTCCGATATTCGCTAGTTCAATTTTATTATTCCCGGCTACACTGGCTAATTTTTCAAGTAGTAATTCTGAAATAATGAATATGCTTACTTATTATTTGGGTCACGGGAAGCCTATATATATATTATTGTATGTAGCATTGATAATGTTTTTTAGCTTTTTTTATACTGCAATAGTATTTAATTCTGAAGAAACTGCTAATAATTTAAGAAAATACGGTGCTTATATTCCTGGTAAAAGACCAGGAAAAAATACATCTGAATATTTTGATTATATACTTACTAGGCTTACGGTTGTAGGTGGTATATATTTAAGCGTAATATGTATAATACCTGAGTTATTAATGAATAAATATGTTATTTCTCTTTCTTTAGGTGGTACAAGTTTTTTAATTGTAGTAAATGTAGTACTTGATACATTGACTCAAATTCAAACTTACTTATTTAGTAGTAAATATGAAAGTTTAATGAAAAAAGTAAAATTAAAAAATTAA
- the rplO gene encoding 50S ribosomal protein L15, producing the protein MKLNELYNNIGAKKNKKRVARGIGSGKGKTAGRGVKGQKSRAGVAIKGFEGGQTPMIKRLPKRGFNCISSKKYNVINIYNIEAAIAEERLNANDVITKEKLIEIGLINKSNKKLVKLLSICSDDFNYPLSFKLDSYSSKAKEIVEKAGGKLL; encoded by the coding sequence ATGAAATTAAATGAATTATATAATAATATAGGTGCTAAAAAAAATAAGAAAAGAGTAGCACGTGGTATTGGTAGTGGAAAAGGAAAAACTGCTGGAAGAGGTGTTAAAGGTCAAAAATCTAGAGCAGGTGTTGCAATAAAAGGCTTTGAAGGTGGTCAAACTCCAATGATTAAGAGGCTGCCTAAGAGGGGCTTTAATTGTATCTCATCTAAAAAATATAATGTTATTAATATTTATAATATTGAAGCAGCAATAGCAGAAGAGCGTTTAAATGCTAATGATGTTATTACTAAGGAAAAATTAATAGAAATTGGTTTAATTAATAAAAGTAATAAAAAGTTAGTAAAATTGTTATCTATTTGCAGTGATGATTTCAATTATCCTTTATCGTTTAAATTAGATTCTTATTCTTCTAAAGCTAAAGAAATAGTTGAAAAAGCAGGCGGAAAATTATTATAA
- the rpmD gene encoding 50S ribosomal protein L30, translating into MNNKNLINDVKVTQVKSSIGRKYDQKLTLIGLGLNKINKSVVLKNTDSVQGMLKKVEHLLKIENV; encoded by the coding sequence ATGAATAATAAAAATTTAATTAATGATGTAAAAGTTACTCAAGTTAAAAGCAGTATAGGTCGTAAATATGATCAAAAATTAACATTAATTGGGCTTGGTTTAAATAAAATTAATAAATCTGTTGTTCTTAAAAATACTGATTCAGTTCAAGGTATGCTCAAAAAAGTAGAGCATTTATTAAAAATAGAAAATGTGTAA